The DNA sequence TTAGGCATCCTTATTGAGCAATATGCTGGAGCGTTCCCTTACTGGCTAGCTCCTGTCCAGGTCAAGATATTGCCGGTATCGGACGAACATCTGCCTTATGCCAAAAAGGTGGCATCCGCCTTACAGAAAAAGGACGTCAGGATAGAGGTAGACCTGAAGGAAGGAACTCTTGGCAAGAAGATCCGCGATGCCCAGATGCAAAAGATACCTTACATGCTCATAATAGGCAATAGAGAGGTTGAAAAAGGCGTCGTATCCGTGCGCGATCGCAGCAAGGGGGATCTTGGAAGCATGAGCCTGGAGGCTCTAGTTGAGCTTTTGGGCAACGAGTATCATCCCTTGAAAGACGATTTTTAGTTTCAGATTTTCGCAAACTGCTTGCTTTTGGATAGATTTCATGCTATATTGCATAATCATTGCTTATGGCAATAAGCAGAGGGCCCATCCCTCTCACCCGGCGGCGCAGGGGCAGCTTTCCGGGTCAAAGGGTCGATAGTGTACAGACTATGAGGGACTGGGTGTGTCTTTTGCCAGTCCCCATATTTTATTGTGGAGGTGACCGGTTATAGCGAAAGTTAACGAACCGCGGGTAAACGAGGAAATTAAGGTCTCCGAAGTCCTGTTGATCGACGCCGATGGGTCTAAGGTAGGAGTCGTGCCAGTTCAACAGGCGTTGCAGTTGGCCGAAAACAGGGGGTTGGACTTGGTAGAAGTTGCGCCTCAGGCCAATCCCCCGGTATGTCGTATCATGGATTACGGCAAATACAGATATCAACAGCAAAAACGGGACAAAGAGGCCAGAAAGAAACAGAAGACCCAGACGATTAAGGAAATAAAAATGCGCCCGAAGATCGACGAACATGACTACAACTTCAAGGTAAAGGCGATCAAGGAATTCTTGCGCGAAGGACACAGGGTCAAGGTCTCCGTATTCTTCCGCGGCAGGGAGATGTCTTTCCTGGATAAGGGCAGAGAGGTACTCGAAAGGGTAGCGAAAGAATGCGACGGCCTGGGAAAACCTGAAGCCGAGCCTAAAATGGAAGGTCGATACATGCGAATAATGCTCGTGCCCGTTCAGCAAAAAGCGGAGGCCAAGCCATCCAAGATCTCGGACGAAGATTAAGGTAAAGGGAGGAATTGTCATGCCAAAGCTCAAAACTCACAGCGGCGCCAAAAAAAGGTTCAAAATAACGGCAACGGGAAAGGTTGCCTATAAGAAGGTGGGCCGCGGCCATTTGCTGCGCAAGAAAAACCAAAAGCGCATTCGTTCATTGAAGCAAAAGGGGTATCTCGACGACGTCTTCGCGAAAAAGATAAAACAACTGATGCCCTATTCCGATTAATCGTGAGATATCAAAGGAGTGAAACGCCATGCCTAGGGTAAGAGGTGGAAGTGCAAGCAGAGAAAAGAGAGCTAAGCTCTTTAGGATTACAAAGGGATATTACGGCCGCAGGAGAAATGTCTTAAAGCGGGCCAGAGAGGCAATGCTTCGGTCCTTAAGCTATGCATACAGAGACAGGCGTAACAAAAAGCGCGATTTCAGGAAGCTGTGGATAACGCGCATAAACGCCGGAGCACGTATTTATGGAATGAATTACAGCACCTTCATCAATGGACTTCGCAAATCGGGCATAGAGGTCAATCGGAAGATGTTGGCAGAACTTGCAGTTTCCGACATTGAAGCCTTTGGGCAGCTCGTCGAAAAGGCTAAGGAGGCGTTGGTCCGATAGCTGTTAAGACTTACAGCTCTCTCAACGTAGAAAAAACCATAGTGCTCGGGTTCCTATCGCTCATAGCGGTGGGAACCTTTTTGATATGGCTTTTAAATCTGGAAGAAAAGCCCATTTCGTTGATCAATGCACTTTTCACGGCAACATCAGCAGTCTGTGTCACCGGACTTTCGGTCGTTGATACGGGAGGCGATTTGACATTTGCCTCTCAGGTTGTCTTAATGTCATTGATTCAGCTGGGTGGCCTCGGCATCATGACGGCCATGACGATTGTGCCACTCTTGGTTGGGCAACGCATCGGCCTTCGTCAGCGGTTTTATTTTGCCAAGGAAAAGGGGTTGGACTATCCGTCGGGCGCAGTTAAGCTTTTAATTCATATCATTAAGGTAACAATGTTATTTGAGGCAATAGGCTTTGGGCCGCTTTTTCTGTCATTCGCCCGCGAGATGCCCGTCGGCAGGGCCTTTTTTGCGGCAATTTTCCATAGCATAAGTGCATTTTGCAATGCAGGCTTCTCTCTTTTTTCCAATAACCTTGAAGGCTACAGCAATACATTTATCGTGCCTGGAACCATAATGTTTCTGATAGTTTTCGGCGGATTAGGGTATCCATTTTACATGGAGCTTACATCGCGCGTGAAGACGGAAAGAAAGCTCACCCCCTACATTAAGTTGGTCATATTGGCGACGGTGTCTTTGATACTTTTTGGCACGCTCTCGCTTCTTTTGGTCGAATGGAACAGGTCTTTAGCGGGGTTTTCTCCTTTGCTTAAGATTTGGAATGCCCTTTTCATGTCGATAACACCAAGAACAGCCGGCTTTGACACGATAGCTCCTGCAAGCCTTTCTAAGGCAGGTTACGTCATAACCATACTGCTCATGATCATAGGGGCATCGCCATCTTCGACCGGAGGTGGTATAAAGACGACCACGGCGGGAGTCCTTTGGTGTACAGTAAAATCCAACCTGAGGGGCAAACCTCCCTCCGTCTTTGCGCAATCCATCTCGATCGATCTGATCGTCAGCGCTACGACATTGGTGATGCTATACCTTGCGACGATCTTCGTAAGCGTAATTTTCCTTTCCATAATAGAGCCCTTTTCCTTCGAGCAGCTCCTTTTCGAAGTCGTGTCGTCGCTTGGTACAGTGGGTTTGTCGCTTGGCATTACGCCGCAGCTTTCTGAGACGGGCAAGCTGGTCTTGGTAATTTTGATGTTCTGGGGACGGGTAGGCCTTGTGACGTTCATGTACAGCGTGTTCAGGAAGAGGGAGAAGGAAAATATCGTTCTCCCGCGCGCTTATATCCCCATCGGATAAAGAGGTGTTAAGATATAATGAACGACAAAAATACAGTTATCGTCATTGGACTGGGCAGGTTTGGACAATCGGTCTGCAGGCGGCTTGCAGCGCTGAAACAAGAGGTGATAGGCGTAGATAACGACATGCATCGAGTCGAAGAGGTGGCTGACATTATAGATTTAGCGGCCCAGATCGATGCAACCGATGAGGAAGCGTTGATCAAGATCGGTGCAAAGGAAGCAAACGTCGCTATCGTGGCTATCGGAGAGAACATAGAGGCGAGCATATTGGCTACTTCTATATTGCGCGGTCTTGATGTAAAACACATAATAGCGAGGGCACAGAATTCGCTACATGCCAGGGTCCTGGCCCAGGTTGGAGCCCATAGGGTGATATTTCCCGAGCGGGATATGGGCATGAGGCTTGCAGACACCATAGTTTTTCCATGGCTTAGCGAGTTTGCCACCTTGCCTGGCAGTTCTTACCTGATAGGGTCCATCGACGTTACGGACGAGATGATAGGCAAGACGTTGGCTGAGCTTAACTTTAGGAACAAATATAACCTAACCATTCTCATGCTAGAAAGAAAGGGAACAAAATTCATTCCGGGCCCCGATACGGTACTGCAACAAGGCGATATACTTACAGTCATAGGGGAGCGAGAGGATATAGATAAATTACAAAATCTCTAAACAACGGCAAGGGGGATGAAAAGTGAAACTGGAATCTGACGCCATACTAGAAATAAAGGAAGTCTTCATGAAGGAGCTTGAAAAGACAGAAAACATTGAAGCCTTAAATGAGCTGCGCGTTCGATACCTTGGCCGAAGGGGAACAGTGACGCAGATGCTCAAAAGCCTGGGCACCTTGCCGGAAGATGAACGCCCTAAAATGGGCAAGGCTATAAACGACTTAAAAAACGACATAGAAGACATGATCAAGAAACGTCAGCAGGAATTAATCGACCTCGAAGAGAGCAGCTTGGAGCGCCTGGACGCCATTGACGTAACTCAACCGCCAAAGGGCAGGCCCTGGGGCGGATTTCATCCGGTAGTCGAGGTTATGCACGAGCTTATAGATATATTTCTCGGCCTTGGTTTCTCTGTGGCCCTTGGCCCAGAGGTGGAGGACGACTTTCATAACTTCGAGGCACTAAACATCCCTCCCCACCATCCGGCCAGGGATATGCAAGACACCTTTTACCTCGAGGGAAGCGAGCTGCTGCTCAGGACTCATACATCGCCCGTACAGGTCCGATCCATGCTTAAATACGGGGCGCCTTTGCGGATAGTCTGCCCCGGCAAGGTCTACAGGCGTGACAGCGATCCCACCCATTCTCCAATGTTTCATCAATTAGAGGGCCTTTTGGTGGACACCGACGTATCCGTATCGGACCTAAAGGGTTGCATGATACACTTCATCGACAAGGTGTTTGGCAGGCCACTTAAGTCGAGGTTCAGGGCAAGCTACTTTCCCTTTACTGAACCATCGCTTGAGATGGACATAGAATGCATCGCATGTTCCGGCAAAGACCCAAGTTGCAGGATATGCAAGGGCACCGGATGGCTTGAGGTGTGCGGAATGGGCATGGTCCATCCTAACGTCTTGCGTGCAGGCGGCATAGATCCCGAGATTTATAACGGATTTGCCTGGGGCTTGGGAATAGACAGGGTTGCCATGCTCAAATACGGGTTAAACGATCTACGAATGTTGTTTTCAGGAGATATTGCCTTTCTCACTGGAGGTGTCGTCTAATGCTCGTTTCATGGAATTGGCTAAACGAACTCGTATCCCTTCCGACAAGCGCTTTGGAATTTGCAGATAAGTTGACCATGGCAGGAGCCGAAGTCGAGGAGATAAACCAAGTTGCCTGCAAGCTCAACGGTGTCGTCATAGCCAAGGTAACGGATATATCGGTTCACCCGACAAAGAAAAACCTAAAGGTCGTGACCTTATCGTGGAACGAAGGGACGGCGACGTGCGTCACGGGAGCTCAAAATGTCAAGGAGGGCGACTTCGTTCCCTACGCGCCTCCCGGGGCTGTCATAGCCGACGGCACGACACTTGGCATCGAGGAGTTCGAGGGGATCAAAAGCTACGGCATGATGTTGTCTGCCGACGAGATGGGCTTGCCGTTGCTTTCTCAGGAGGAAGGCATACTCATCCTGCCCCCAGATGCACCCCTGGGCGAAGATGCAGCCTTGTGGCTTGGCATAAAAGACACCGTATTTGACGTATCCATAACGCCCAATAGAGGCGATTTACTAAGCATGGTGGGAATGGCCCGCGAAGCTTGCGCCTTGTTTCCGGATTCCTTGTTAAAGGATATCAAATGTCCACCCATCCACACGCACCCTGATTGGCCCGTTAACTTCCGGGGCGTCACCTTAAAAGATCCCGGATGTCCGCTTTATGGGTTGGGCTTTGCCGAAGAATTAAACGTAATCCCTTCTCCGATTCAATATCGCGTGAAGTTGGCCTTAAGCGGCGTTCGTCCGATCAGCAACGTGGTAGACGTGACAAACTACGTGATGCTGCTTTTCGGACAACCGTTGCACGCCTTCGACTTCGATAAATTGCCCGCTCCTGAGATAACGGTCAGGTCATCCAGGGCAGGCGAAAGGATAGTGACACTAGACGGCAAGGAGCACGAGCTTTCCGAAGGCGACTTATTAATCACCAGCGGAGGGATGCCCATCGGGCTTGCAGGGGTTATGGGGGGTGCCAACAGCGAGATAGACGCCACAACTAGAAGGATATTGATAGAGTCGGCACATTTCCTGCCGCCTAGAATAAGCACTACGGCCAGGCGCTTGGGGATAAACAGCGAAGCAGCTTACAGATACGCAAGGGGGGTAGACAAGGCCAAAGTTCCTCTGGCGTTGGCATACGCATTAGACCTCATGAATCAATGGAAATGTGGCAATGTTTTCTTTTCCGTGATAATGGAAGGAGATCCCAACCCCAAGGAAAGGCTGGTGCCGCTTACATCCAAGAAACTTAAGACCTACATAGGGGTAGATGATTTGACAGAAGCATCGAAGGTCCTTTCGCCCTTGGGATTTGAAGCAAGTACATCGTCGCTTGAGCGCATTATCTTTAAGGTCCCAAGCTTCAGAATGGACGTCGAGATAGAGGAAGATCTGATAGAAGAGGTGGCCAGATTGAAAGGCTACGACGAACTTCCTGCCAGGCTGCCCGGCAAAATCCACGACTCGGCGACGATAGGAGCAGAACCCCGCGCTGAAAGAAAGATCAGGGAGACGCTGATGGCTCGAGGTTACATAGAGCTTTTAAATTACAGTTTCATATCGCCAAAATTTGCAAAGGACCTACAGCTTCCCCTCTCCGATAACAGGGCAATGCCATTCTCGCTTGCAAATCCGATAAGCGTCGAGCAGTCGGTCCTTCGAACGTTTTTGCTACCGGGGATGATTTACGCCATATGCGATAACCTGAGGAGGGGCTGGCGATTCGCGATAAGGGCGTTTGAGATAGGAAACGTATTCATAAAGGAAGGCGAAAGGCTCAAAGAGGAAAAACACGTAGCGGGAGCGATATTTCTCGGAAAGGATGACAGATCTCCTTATGGCGATGCCGTTAAGGATGACTTTTTTACAATTAAGGGAGATTTGCAGTCGTTAGCCAGGGCCTTTGGGTTATCCTTTGACGTGATCCCGGGTAGCGAACCCTTTGGCCATAGCGGTCAAACCGCCGACGTGTTGTTTGATGGACGAAAGATAGGCTTTATCGCCAAGATAAAGCCATCAGTCGAACGACAGCTCGAGCTGCCGTCACCTCTTTATGTCTTTGAAGTGGCCTTTGACCCATTCCTTGCACCTCGAGCTCCGAGATTTGGCGAAACCTATCGATACCCGGCTGTTTACAGGGATATTTCCCTAGTTGCACCCGAGAACATGACGGTCAAGGAAGTCAGCTCCATAATACGGGAGCTTGCATCCGAATTGGTGACCTCCATAAGGCTATTTGACGTTTACAAGGGCAAAAACATCCCCGAGGGACATAAAAGCCTCTCCTTTACCCTTGAATATAGACACCCAGACAGGACCTTAAGCGACGAAGAAGTGGACCGCATTCACAACGAGCTCAGATCGCAAATAGAGTCCAAGGGGTTAAAACTAAGGTAAGGAAGGTGAAGGGACATGCAGCCGTTGGAAAAGATTGAGCAGCTGATAGACAGTTTGTGCGAGAAATTTGCAGCTATCAGGGAGGAAAATGAAAGGCTTTACAAGCAGATTGAGACCTTTAAAGGACAATTGCAGGAAAAGGACTTGGAGATCATCAGGTTAAAGAAGGATCAACAGCGCCAAATGGAGACATTGGAGCGCGAGCTGATGAGATTGAAGAAGGAGAGGTCCGAATATGAGGACAAGTTGTCGAAGCTGCATCAGAAGTTATCGGCATCTCTAGGAGTTTCAACGGAAGAAAGCAAGCGCAATAATGAAGAAAAGCAGGGTTGATATCTGTGAGCGAAGATAGATATCAAAAGACCATCGAAGTGACGTTAGGGGGCAAGCGATACCCTGTAAAGACGAGCCTCGACGAAAAGACCATGGATAGCGTCCTTGAGGTGTTAAAGGATGCATTTTCACGAACGCCCCACCGACTCAGTCAGGAAGAAAGGCTTCTTCTGACGGCCCTGCATCTGTGCTATGATATAGTTTCTTTGGAGCAACGATTGCAAAAGGCCTTGAAAGATGCGGAGGGCAAGTGATAGGACATGGCGTTTGACATTCCCAATATGGTCGACCTTGCAGCGCTAATATTTGCTGTCTTTCTCATGGCCAAGGGGCTTGTTCGGGGTTTTACCGGTGAGCTCTTTGGCTTTCTGGGAAGCGTCGGCGGATTTATCTTGCTTTGGAAATACGCGCCGGCGCTGGCAGGCATGCTCAAATATAAGCTAGGGTTTAGCGATATAGTCGCCTACATCATAGCCATTGCAGCTATATTTATCACAGCTAACATTGCAGCATCACTTTTGGGTAAGCTCGCTAAAAAGATCATCTACTTTGGCCATCTATCGATGCTCGACAAACTAATGGGAGGCCTTTGCGGTTTGATAAAGGTCTTAATAGTTCTTATTGTGGTCTATTTGGCACTGGAATTCATAGCCAAGCATACAGGTGCCACGTCGATGTCCTGGATGGACAAAAGCAAGGCCATGACGATTTCGGGCAACTTGTGGAACTACGTCAGCAGCTGGTTGCTTGAAAAAGGCATAATAGACCATATCGCGCTCCCCAATATAACGATAAAGGTACATGTGTAATGATATCAAGCAAGCAGACAAGGCAATTGCTCGAGATCGACAAAATAATAGCGAAATTCTACAGCAAGAACATTCGTTCCGAGATAGGCAAGACCTACGTTAGGGATATAAAGCCGCTTACCAATATTGAAGCACTAAAAGATTGGCAGGCTCTGTACAGGGAATTCGAACGATATATCGATGTTAAAGGAGATTTTCCCTGGGACGATCGACTAATGCCCATCGGCGATCTCCTCGAGGCGGGGAAATCGCAAGGGGTGCTTTTTGGCGAAGAACTGCTCCCTTTTAAGTGCATGCTTGGCCTTGCGGTAAGGATAAAGGAGCTTTCCGGTGAACTTGCTAGAGAAGGCTACGGCAAGCTTGGGGAGATGGCACGCCAATTTGCCGATTTCGGCGACGAAGTAAAGGCGATGTCAGTAGTAGACGAGGACGGAAGGTTGTATGACAGCGCCTCCGTCAAGCTTGCCGAGATAAGGAATGAATTAGACGTCGCTAAAAGACAGGCAAGAAGCATAGGGCAAAAAATCATATCAGACCAGTCCTTGTCCTCAAAGCTTCAGGATCAGGTCATAGCCATGCGAAACGGCCGCTATGTTTTATTGGTCAAAAAGGACCTCGCCCCTTCCTTTCCTGGCATTTTCGTGGATTATTCAAGCTCAGGCAACTCCGTTTACATGGAACCTCATGCCTTGGTAACCATGAACAACAAGATCGCCATGCTTTTGGAAGATGAAAGGCGAGAAGAACGCAGGATATGCCAAAAGCTGACCGAGATGCTGTTGTCCAGGGAAAGGGCTATCCTTAAGGCTCAAGATTTAATCGGCCAAATCGACTTGATGTGGGGGATCTACTATTTCCTGCAGGCCAATGACTGGACCTTGCCTGAGATGGAGGAGAAAAGCTCTTTTTACCTAAACAACGCCCACCATCCCCTTTTGGAGCCAAAGGCCGTGCCCATAGATGTGCACTGCGGTAGAAATTTCAAGGCCCTCGTGATAACTGGACCTAACACGGGGGGGAAGACAGTAGCGTTAAAAACTGTAGGCCTATGCGTGTATTTAGCCTGGTGCGGCTTACCAATACCTGCCAGGGAAGGTTCTAGGATAGGTCAGTTTTCCTCGCTAGAGGCCGACATAGGCGATGAGCAGAGCATAGAACAGAACTTATCCACCTTCAGCGGGCATGTGAAGCGCATCATAGATATGCTGGCGCAAGCTGACGACAGATCGCTATTTTTGATCGACGAACTTGGGGCGGGCACCGATCCGGAGGAAGGTGCAGCTTTAGGCATTGCCATATTGGAGACGTTCTTGAAGAAGGGATCGCTCGTCCTTGCGACAACGCATCATAACTCCATAAAAAGATATGCCTTACTGACGCAAAACGTGGAAACGGCAAGCGTGGATTTCGATCCCGAGACCTTACAGCCCAAGTATAAGCTCCTTTTAGGCGTCCCTGGCAAAAGCAACGCCTTACTAATAGCAAAAAGGCTGGGCATGCCCGACGAAGTGCTTGAAATAGCAAAAAGGGAGCTAAAGGGCAGCGATACCTCAATGGAAGACCTCATAGAAAGGCTAAGAGCCAAGCTGTCCGCCCTCGAAGAAAAGGAAAAGGAGCTGGCAAATGAAACTGCCAAACTGAAGGCTGCCAAAAGGGAGCTCGAAAAGCAACTTTCCGGCATAGAGGAAAGGCGAGAACGCATCCTGGCCGAGGCCGAAAGGAGAGCCAAAAAGATCGTCAAGGAGGCTCAAGAGTCCGCTAAATTATTGCTCAAGGAGCTTAGCAAGACCCATAATCTCGCAGATGCGCATAGGACCTTTGCAAAGATGCGTGAGCAGACGGATAAAATCTTAGATGATATAGAACGGGAGGAAGCGACCCGGATAGAAAGCAAATCCTCTATAGCGGAGGGAAGAATTCCAAGGGTCGGCGATAAAGTCAAGATACTCGGCACAAATGCAACTGGCATTGTGGAAAGCGTCGACAATGAAAAGGCTACCATTCAATCGGGGCCGATTAAGGTCGATGTATCCCTCAAAAAGATAAGGGTGATAGAGGAGAGCGACAAGAAGGAAGGTCAATCGATAAAGATCAGCATCGAAAGACCCCAAAACGTCCCAAGCTCCATAATGATACGCGGCATGAGGGTCAGCGAAGCAATGCCTCTTGTTGAGACCTATCTCGATAAAGCTTTTAGGGCAGGATACAGGGAAGTTACGATAATCCATGGTCGCGGAGAAGGAATATTGCGCCAGGAGGTTCACGCGCTCTGCAGAAGGCTTCCTTATGTTGAAGACTTTCGCCTTGGCGGCCCGGGAGAGGGAGGTTATGGCGTCACCATCGTAAGGTTCGTAAACAAAGGCGGTTCTTAAACTTAAGCGCAGCAAGACCTTGCGCATTTTACAGCCGTTAGCTATAGTATATGAGCAACTGTTAAGTGCCCGTAGCTCAGCGGATAGAGCGTTGGACTCCGGATCCAAAGGTCGGGAGTTCGAGTCTCCCCGGGCACGCCATGATTTTGTTTTTGCTTGATGGAAACATAACAAATACTCCCTTGTCGTCAACAGAAGACGAAAGGGAGTATGTTTTATAAGTCCCAACCTTTCATTTGCACGAATTTTGAAACAAGTCATTGATGGCCAAGACGCGTCTGTGCTAATATCTTATGGGCCTTATTTTAGGCATTCGACCATCATGTTCAGTATGACTTTCCTGATAACTTTGCGAATTTTTTTAAAGTACATACGCTGTCCTTGCGCCAAGGACTGAACCATTTGACAGGGCTCAGCAAAATCAGTAGACTGTATTTCGATTGTGGCAATCGTAACAAGTTTTTTAAGTTCATGTTTTCTGCATAATTTTGGCAAAGGGGTGAATAGGGTGCCAACGGATATTGCTCAAGAACTTAGACAAGCCGAAGAAACTGCAAAGAAGTTGGTGGAGGATGCCAAAGTCAAGGCCAACAGCATCCTGGAAGAAGCTCGGGCCAAGGCGGATGAGATTCTTAAGGACGCTAAGGCCAAAGCGCGAAATCATTACAGAGAGATAGTCCAAAAAGCCCAGGCTGAAGCTGAAGAGAGGGCACGCACGCTGATAGAGGAGGGGAAAAAGAGGATCTCTTCACAAAGAAATGACTATGCCGCTAAAGTTGATAAGGTTGCAGCTTTAGTCGTGGAAGAGGTGATGAAGAGGTATGGCAATAGCTAAGTTCTGCAAGCTCGACTTGGTAGTCCATGAGTCTGTCAGGGATGATGTCATACGAGACCTCCAAAAATTTGGCTGCTGCGAGATAATTAAGGTTCAGCCCTCCGGCGAGGATGTCCAGGAATTGGGAGATTTGAAACATCTCGAGGACAAGCTATCTGAAGCGAGATTTGCGATACGTTTCCTTGAGCCTTATTACGAATATGAAGGCGATAAAATTGCGAGGTTATTGGGAAATAAGCCTAAGGTCAGCTTGAACGAAATGGCCGAGCTGGACAGCAACTTCGATATACATAAATATTCAGCCAAGCTTAGGGACATCGAAAGAAAGCTGTCTGAGATCAGAGCAGAATTATCAAGGCTCAAAACCCTTGAGGAAATCCTAATCAAGATCAAGGATTTTCCGTTGCCGCTTTCCCTCCTGACCAGAGGTACGCAATATGTCTCTGGCGTGGTCGCCGTGGTTCCCGTGGAACAAATTGGAGTCATCAGGACTCATTTGGAGGAATCCATCAAGCCTCAAGAGGGAGAATTTTACATAACTAAGCCGGCCGAGAAGGACAAGGAAGTCTATGCGATGGCCACATTCCTAAAGAACAAGGAAGAAGAAATACGCAATATATTTATTGCCAATGGAGCTTCCATAGTTGAACTTGACAGAAGGCTTACGGAAACTCCATTGGAAGAGCTGGCAAAAATTGCCAACAGCAGGGAAGATCTAAACATTCAGGAAAAGAAGCTGTGCGACCTTGCAGCCGAGGAATCCAGAAGCAACTTCGCAAAGGTGCAGCTTCTTCACGATTATTACGATCTAATCAAAAAGAAGACCGAAGCATTGTCTTCCGGCCTATCTACCGATCATGCCACTTGGATGCAAATGTGGGTCCCTAGGGTCACTGTGGACTTAATCAAGGAAGCAATATCCCCATATGGCAAACTGGTAGACATGGAGTTTACCGATCCCGGAGAAGAAGATGAACCACCGGTATTTCTTGTCTCGAAAAAATGGGCTTTGCCCTTCGAGCCACTAACGAAGCTTTATGGCCTTCCCGAATACGATGCAATAGATCCGACTCCCCTTTTTGCTCCCTTCTACTTTGTGTTTTTTGGCATGTGCTTAGGAGATGGGGGATATGGTATCGTCTTAGCTTCCTTACTTTTGTACGCAATATTAAAATATCGCCC is a window from the Acetomicrobium flavidum genome containing:
- the infC gene encoding translation initiation factor IF-3, which translates into the protein MIDADGSKVGVVPVQQALQLAENRGLDLVEVAPQANPPVCRIMDYGKYRYQQQKRDKEARKKQKTQTIKEIKMRPKIDEHDYNFKVKAIKEFLREGHRVKVSVFFRGREMSFLDKGREVLERVAKECDGLGKPEAEPKMEGRYMRIMLVPVQQKAEAKPSKISDED
- the rpmI gene encoding 50S ribosomal protein L35 translates to MPKLKTHSGAKKRFKITATGKVAYKKVGRGHLLRKKNQKRIRSLKQKGYLDDVFAKKIKQLMPYSD
- the rplT gene encoding 50S ribosomal protein L20, which produces MPRVRGGSASREKRAKLFRITKGYYGRRRNVLKRAREAMLRSLSYAYRDRRNKKRDFRKLWITRINAGARIYGMNYSTFINGLRKSGIEVNRKMLAELAVSDIEAFGQLVEKAKEALVR
- a CDS encoding TrkH family potassium uptake protein, with product MGTFLIWLLNLEEKPISLINALFTATSAVCVTGLSVVDTGGDLTFASQVVLMSLIQLGGLGIMTAMTIVPLLVGQRIGLRQRFYFAKEKGLDYPSGAVKLLIHIIKVTMLFEAIGFGPLFLSFAREMPVGRAFFAAIFHSISAFCNAGFSLFSNNLEGYSNTFIVPGTIMFLIVFGGLGYPFYMELTSRVKTERKLTPYIKLVILATVSLILFGTLSLLLVEWNRSLAGFSPLLKIWNALFMSITPRTAGFDTIAPASLSKAGYVITILLMIIGASPSSTGGGIKTTTAGVLWCTVKSNLRGKPPSVFAQSISIDLIVSATTLVMLYLATIFVSVIFLSIIEPFSFEQLLFEVVSSLGTVGLSLGITPQLSETGKLVLVILMFWGRVGLVTFMYSVFRKREKENIVLPRAYIPIG
- a CDS encoding potassium channel family protein codes for the protein MNDKNTVIVIGLGRFGQSVCRRLAALKQEVIGVDNDMHRVEEVADIIDLAAQIDATDEEALIKIGAKEANVAIVAIGENIEASILATSILRGLDVKHIIARAQNSLHARVLAQVGAHRVIFPERDMGMRLADTIVFPWLSEFATLPGSSYLIGSIDVTDEMIGKTLAELNFRNKYNLTILMLERKGTKFIPGPDTVLQQGDILTVIGEREDIDKLQNL
- the pheS gene encoding phenylalanine--tRNA ligase subunit alpha; amino-acid sequence: MKLESDAILEIKEVFMKELEKTENIEALNELRVRYLGRRGTVTQMLKSLGTLPEDERPKMGKAINDLKNDIEDMIKKRQQELIDLEESSLERLDAIDVTQPPKGRPWGGFHPVVEVMHELIDIFLGLGFSVALGPEVEDDFHNFEALNIPPHHPARDMQDTFYLEGSELLLRTHTSPVQVRSMLKYGAPLRIVCPGKVYRRDSDPTHSPMFHQLEGLLVDTDVSVSDLKGCMIHFIDKVFGRPLKSRFRASYFPFTEPSLEMDIECIACSGKDPSCRICKGTGWLEVCGMGMVHPNVLRAGGIDPEIYNGFAWGLGIDRVAMLKYGLNDLRMLFSGDIAFLTGGVV
- the pheT gene encoding phenylalanine--tRNA ligase subunit beta, which codes for MLVSWNWLNELVSLPTSALEFADKLTMAGAEVEEINQVACKLNGVVIAKVTDISVHPTKKNLKVVTLSWNEGTATCVTGAQNVKEGDFVPYAPPGAVIADGTTLGIEEFEGIKSYGMMLSADEMGLPLLSQEEGILILPPDAPLGEDAALWLGIKDTVFDVSITPNRGDLLSMVGMAREACALFPDSLLKDIKCPPIHTHPDWPVNFRGVTLKDPGCPLYGLGFAEELNVIPSPIQYRVKLALSGVRPISNVVDVTNYVMLLFGQPLHAFDFDKLPAPEITVRSSRAGERIVTLDGKEHELSEGDLLITSGGMPIGLAGVMGGANSEIDATTRRILIESAHFLPPRISTTARRLGINSEAAYRYARGVDKAKVPLALAYALDLMNQWKCGNVFFSVIMEGDPNPKERLVPLTSKKLKTYIGVDDLTEASKVLSPLGFEASTSSLERIIFKVPSFRMDVEIEEDLIEEVARLKGYDELPARLPGKIHDSATIGAEPRAERKIRETLMARGYIELLNYSFISPKFAKDLQLPLSDNRAMPFSLANPISVEQSVLRTFLLPGMIYAICDNLRRGWRFAIRAFEIGNVFIKEGERLKEEKHVAGAIFLGKDDRSPYGDAVKDDFFTIKGDLQSLARAFGLSFDVIPGSEPFGHSGQTADVLFDGRKIGFIAKIKPSVERQLELPSPLYVFEVAFDPFLAPRAPRFGETYRYPAVYRDISLVAPENMTVKEVSSIIRELASELVTSIRLFDVYKGKNIPEGHKSLSFTLEYRHPDRTLSDEEVDRIHNELRSQIESKGLKLR
- a CDS encoding cell division protein ZapA, translating into MSEDRYQKTIEVTLGGKRYPVKTSLDEKTMDSVLEVLKDAFSRTPHRLSQEERLLLTALHLCYDIVSLEQRLQKALKDAEGK
- a CDS encoding CvpA family protein; translated protein: MAFDIPNMVDLAALIFAVFLMAKGLVRGFTGELFGFLGSVGGFILLWKYAPALAGMLKYKLGFSDIVAYIIAIAAIFITANIAASLLGKLAKKIIYFGHLSMLDKLMGGLCGLIKVLIVLIVVYLALEFIAKHTGATSMSWMDKSKAMTISGNLWNYVSSWLLEKGIIDHIALPNITIKVHV